In Gloeomargarita sp. SRBZ-1_bins_9, one DNA window encodes the following:
- a CDS encoding protein phosphatase 2C domain-containing protein, whose translation MDPIECANPSCYSLNPGTEQFCQVCGAPVKRLFLWVPGEPFQETDLERPYRQRYRLQGPNLLLDSQPGRPPLSVDTVPLAAQPYLRLFPWRLHVPQVYGVIPVGNQLRLLLAHAPLLPKEYGDPLPDQQVAQPLGAAWTQATAFRQLNWLWQMARLWPALYYQQVASSLLKPQLLRVEGPVLRLRELVPDPEPVTLARLGELLQRLVPSARPGVQEPLAQWCEAMIQQQITGAEDWLQRIEQTLGRFRDQWPSQVSIVTQTDPGPTRRRNEDACYPPPHQSHTDRASLAVVCDGIGGHEGGDMAANLAIAAVSQHLHPPLLAQLDTKTVTAELVRAICQANDRLNHLNNQQQRQERQRMGTTLTLAFVRDYELFVANVGDSRAYWITPYGCYQVTTDDDVASREVRLGYSLYPQAIRQPAAGALVQALGISASNVLHPTIQRLLLDEEDSLLLICSDGLSDNDLVDQYWPWELLPVLRGERDGVAAAQRLIDLANRRNGHDNVTVVLLHYQVDPALMGANGYPAVAATQRPHDPSPPPAAPREPATQKRCPPTRHRPSVWRLGLVGGLLVLATGAVWWWYERPAVQDRPLENPGATVPRFAATPTVITAPGQVNALALDPQGEHLAVSSDDGYIALWSVGGEGRERRLRSAGSPVMGLAFVRQGQQLVSVDRSGLVLWSVPDGRQLGPLTVPKGVVTALATDAVGRFLAVGDANGTIYLWDLQRTVRSPTFTQDLLALGKIDALAVSPNGALVAAGSQGQSLVEVWDVPQRQRRYTFTRPELRQGIWSLAFRPDGQVLAAGSGVDGRIVLWEMTQGHGLRTLKAPGIVYDLLFSPDGAWLITATGTVGEPGIRVWDLADGSVVVTLRGHREAVKHLAITTNGRLLVSGGDDKQVLLWRVQE comes from the coding sequence ATGGACCCTATCGAATGTGCCAACCCCAGTTGCTACAGTCTCAATCCGGGGACGGAACAATTCTGCCAAGTCTGCGGGGCGCCGGTCAAAAGGCTTTTCCTGTGGGTTCCCGGTGAACCGTTCCAGGAAACGGACCTCGAACGTCCCTATCGCCAGCGGTATCGCCTGCAGGGACCCAATTTGTTATTGGATAGTCAACCCGGACGCCCGCCTTTGAGTGTGGATACGGTGCCGTTAGCGGCCCAGCCCTACTTACGTTTGTTTCCCTGGCGACTGCACGTGCCCCAGGTTTATGGGGTGATACCGGTGGGGAACCAGTTGCGCTTACTGCTGGCCCATGCCCCCTTGTTGCCCAAGGAATACGGCGACCCTCTCCCTGACCAGCAGGTGGCTCAGCCGTTGGGTGCGGCCTGGACCCAGGCGACGGCATTTCGGCAATTGAATTGGCTATGGCAAATGGCCCGTTTATGGCCTGCCCTGTATTACCAGCAGGTGGCAAGTAGTCTGTTGAAGCCCCAACTGTTGCGGGTGGAAGGGCCGGTGCTGCGCCTACGGGAATTGGTGCCTGACCCTGAACCGGTCACGCTGGCCCGCCTGGGGGAGTTGCTCCAACGGTTGGTGCCCAGCGCCAGACCAGGGGTGCAAGAACCCTTGGCCCAGTGGTGTGAGGCTATGATCCAGCAGCAAATCACTGGTGCGGAAGACTGGTTACAACGTATTGAGCAAACCCTGGGGCGCTTTCGGGACCAGTGGCCTAGCCAGGTGAGTATCGTCACCCAGACCGACCCCGGCCCCACCCGCCGCCGTAATGAAGATGCCTGTTACCCCCCTCCCCACCAGTCCCACACCGATAGGGCGTCCCTGGCGGTGGTTTGCGATGGTATCGGGGGCCACGAGGGGGGAGATATGGCGGCCAACCTGGCCATCGCAGCGGTCAGCCAGCATCTGCATCCCCCTCTGCTCGCCCAACTGGATACCAAGACGGTGACGGCGGAACTGGTCAGGGCCATTTGCCAGGCCAACGACCGGCTCAACCACCTCAACAACCAGCAGCAGCGGCAAGAACGCCAGCGCATGGGGACGACGCTGACCCTGGCGTTTGTGCGGGACTACGAACTGTTTGTGGCCAATGTGGGGGACAGTCGGGCCTATTGGATCACCCCCTACGGCTGTTACCAAGTCACCACGGATGATGATGTGGCGTCGCGGGAGGTGCGGTTGGGCTATAGCCTTTATCCCCAAGCCATCCGTCAACCCGCGGCGGGGGCTTTGGTCCAGGCCCTGGGCATCAGTGCATCGAACGTTCTGCACCCTACTATCCAGCGGTTGCTGCTCGACGAGGAAGATAGCCTCCTGCTGATCTGCTCGGATGGTCTTAGCGATAACGACCTGGTGGACCAGTACTGGCCCTGGGAGTTGTTGCCGGTTTTGCGAGGGGAGCGGGATGGGGTGGCGGCGGCCCAGCGGCTGATTGACCTGGCCAACCGGCGCAACGGCCACGACAACGTGACGGTGGTGCTCTTGCATTACCAAGTGGACCCGGCCCTGATGGGGGCCAATGGCTATCCGGCGGTCGCTGCCACCCAGAGACCCCATGATCCGTCCCCGCCGCCAGCGGCACCACGAGAACCGGCAACCCAGAAACGCTGCCCCCCAACCCGTCATCGCCCGTCGGTCTGGCGGTTGGGCCTAGTGGGGGGGCTGTTGGTGTTGGCAACCGGCGCCGTCTGGTGGTGGTACGAACGTCCTGCTGTCCAGGATCGGCCGCTGGAGAACCCTGGGGCCACCGTACCGCGGTTTGCCGCTACCCCCACCGTGATCACGGCACCGGGACAGGTCAACGCCTTGGCCCTCGATCCCCAGGGGGAACATTTAGCCGTCAGCAGTGACGATGGCTACATTGCGCTCTGGTCTGTGGGGGGGGAGGGCAGGGAACGGCGTTTGCGGTCTGCCGGAAGTCCGGTGATGGGGTTGGCGTTTGTGCGACAGGGGCAACAGTTGGTCAGTGTTGACCGGAGTGGCCTGGTTCTGTGGTCTGTGCCGGATGGTCGCCAATTAGGGCCGTTGACTGTTCCTAAAGGTGTGGTTACCGCCCTGGCCACGGATGCCGTCGGCCGTTTTTTGGCCGTGGGGGACGCCAACGGTACGATTTACCTGTGGGATTTACAGCGAACCGTCCGCAGCCCCACTTTTACCCAGGACCTGCTAGCGCTAGGTAAGATTGATGCCTTGGCGGTGAGTCCCAATGGCGCCCTCGTCGCCGCCGGGAGCCAAGGTCAATCCCTGGTGGAAGTTTGGGATGTCCCCCAACGCCAACGCCGTTATACCTTCACGCGCCCGGAGCTGCGCCAGGGGATTTGGTCGTTGGCCTTTCGCCCCGATGGTCAGGTGCTGGCCGCCGGTAGCGGTGTGGACGGGCGGATTGTACTGTGGGAGATGACCCAGGGGCATGGGTTGCGCACCTTAAAGGCGCCGGGCATTGTCTATGACTTGCTGTTTAGCCCGGATGGCGCTTGGTTGATCACGGCGACGGGAACGGTGGGGGAACCAGGCATCCGGGTGTGGGACCTGGCCGATGGGTCGGTAGTGGTCACCC
- a CDS encoding phosphoglycerate kinase → MAKKTVASLTEADLAGKRVLVRVDFNVPLDKEQRITDDTRIRAALPTIQYLRERGAKVILCSHLGRPFQKDKTTGEVKLVKEGNSLAPVAARLAELLGTEVVFAPDCIGEAAQQVVQRLQNGQVALLENVRFYAEEEANDPVFAQKLAALADLYVNDAFGTAHRAHASTEGVAHYLKPAVAGFLIEKELQYLQGAIEHPRRPLAAIIGGSKVSSKIGVIEALLEKVDRLILGGGMIFTFYLAQGLGVGKSLVETDKVELAKNLMAKAQVRGVQLLLPTDVVVADKFAPDAQAQTVPVTAIPEGWMGLDIGPASVEQIRQALQGCQTVVWNGPMGVFEFERFAAGTRAVAQILADLTAQGATTIIGGGDSVAAVEQAGLADRMSHISTGGGASLELLEGKILPGIAALEDL, encoded by the coding sequence GTGGCGAAGAAAACGGTGGCCAGTTTAACGGAGGCGGACCTGGCGGGCAAACGGGTCCTGGTACGGGTAGATTTCAACGTCCCCCTGGATAAGGAACAGCGGATTACCGATGACACCCGGATTCGCGCGGCGCTCCCCACCATCCAATACCTGCGGGAACGGGGGGCCAAGGTGATCCTGTGTAGCCACCTGGGCCGGCCTTTCCAAAAGGACAAAACCACGGGCGAAGTGAAGCTGGTCAAGGAGGGGAATAGTCTGGCGCCGGTGGCGGCACGGCTGGCGGAACTCCTGGGCACGGAGGTGGTCTTTGCCCCGGATTGCATCGGTGAAGCGGCCCAGCAGGTGGTGCAACGTTTGCAAAATGGTCAGGTAGCCCTGCTGGAAAACGTGCGTTTTTACGCTGAAGAGGAGGCCAATGACCCGGTCTTTGCCCAAAAACTGGCGGCCCTGGCGGATCTATACGTTAACGATGCCTTTGGAACAGCCCACCGCGCCCATGCTTCCACCGAGGGGGTGGCCCACTACCTGAAACCGGCGGTGGCGGGGTTTTTGATCGAAAAGGAATTGCAGTATCTGCAGGGGGCGATCGAACATCCCCGGCGGCCCCTGGCGGCGATCATCGGCGGGTCCAAGGTCTCTAGCAAAATTGGGGTGATCGAGGCCCTGCTGGAAAAGGTGGACCGTTTGATTCTCGGGGGCGGGATGATTTTCACCTTCTACCTGGCCCAGGGGCTGGGGGTGGGCAAATCCCTGGTAGAAACGGACAAGGTGGAGCTGGCGAAAAACCTGATGGCCAAGGCCCAGGTGCGGGGGGTGCAATTGCTGCTGCCGACGGATGTGGTGGTGGCCGATAAATTTGCCCCGGATGCCCAGGCCCAAACGGTACCGGTGACGGCCATTCCCGAGGGCTGGATGGGGTTGGATATTGGCCCAGCGTCGGTGGAGCAAATTCGCCAGGCGTTGCAGGGCTGCCAGACGGTGGTGTGGAATGGGCCGATGGGGGTGTTTGAGTTTGAGCGGTTTGCCGCCGGGACGCGGGCGGTCGCCCAGATTCTGGCCGATTTAACCGCTCAGGGGGCCACCACGATCATTGGCGGGGGCGATTCGGTGGCGGCGGTGGAGCAGGCGGGTCTGGCGGACCGGATGAGCCACATTTCTACGGGAGGCGGTGCCAGTTTAGAGCTGCTGGAGGGGAAAATCCTGCCGGGGATTGCGGCCTTGGAAGACCTGTAG
- a CDS encoding universal stress protein, with protein MFHKILLALDPHREPLEPALALVTFCGAELTVLAVAPTDAEVPTTESWLGEVAAAIAEKGIKATPLVRVGQPAFVICDVADELNADLIIMGCRGTGLTEEGMAESVSIRVINLAPCPVLVIP; from the coding sequence ATGTTTCACAAAATTCTGCTGGCATTGGACCCCCATCGGGAACCCCTGGAACCGGCCCTGGCCCTGGTGACCTTTTGCGGCGCGGAATTGACAGTTTTGGCGGTAGCTCCTACGGACGCCGAGGTGCCCACAACCGAAAGCTGGCTGGGGGAGGTGGCAGCGGCCATTGCAGAAAAAGGTATCAAGGCAACTCCCCTGGTGCGGGTGGGGCAACCGGCCTTTGTGATCTGTGATGTGGCGGACGAATTGAACGCGGACCTCATCATCATGGGTTGCCGGGGGACAGGACTCACGGAAGAGGGCATGGCCGAAAGCGTCAGCATCCGGGTGATCAACCTAGCCCCCTGCCCGGTGCTGGTCATCCCCTAA
- the pstA gene encoding phosphate ABC transporter permease PstA, whose protein sequence is MTGRRLRDGVLSALTMLALVTVLGVLGAILGYVAYRGAVQWLRGGWTVLTALPPAPLDAGGGLGPALVGSGLLLLLAVLLAGPVAVLAGVYLSEFCPWPSLANGLSLGLEVLAGVPSILVGVFVFGVVIVHTRRFSTLAGALALALIMLPVLTTTTRLALAAVPQEVRLAAWALGATRWQLVTRVLLPQAWPGIRDGLTLALARAAGETAPLLFTALFSRHYLPLRELGLEALLTQPVASLPVLIYTFALSPFANQQALAWAAALGLVAVVLGLNGLARGLGDDQHRAGG, encoded by the coding sequence ATGACTGGACGGCGGCTGCGGGATGGGGTCCTCTCGGCCCTGACCATGCTGGCGCTGGTGACGGTGCTGGGGGTTTTGGGGGCCATTTTGGGCTATGTAGCCTACCGGGGGGCAGTCCAGTGGCTACGGGGGGGATGGACTGTGCTGACGGCCTTGCCTCCGGCGCCCTTGGATGCGGGGGGGGGATTAGGCCCGGCGCTGGTGGGCAGTGGCCTGTTGTTGCTGTTGGCGGTGTTGCTGGCAGGGCCGGTGGCGGTGTTGGCGGGGGTGTACCTGAGCGAGTTTTGCCCCTGGCCCTCCCTGGCGAATGGGTTAAGTCTGGGGTTGGAGGTGTTGGCGGGCGTGCCCTCTATCCTGGTGGGGGTGTTTGTGTTCGGAGTGGTGATTGTACACACCCGGCGGTTTTCCACCCTGGCGGGCGCCCTGGCCTTAGCGCTGATCATGCTACCTGTTTTGACCACCACCACTCGGCTGGCGTTGGCGGCAGTGCCCCAGGAGGTACGGCTGGCGGCTTGGGCCTTGGGGGCGACCCGCTGGCAGCTGGTGACCCGGGTGTTGTTGCCCCAAGCCTGGCCGGGGATACGGGATGGGTTGACCTTGGCCTTGGCCCGGGCCGCCGGAGAAACGGCTCCCCTGTTGTTCACGGCCTTGTTTTCCCGGCATTACTTACCCCTGCGGGAACTGGGTCTAGAGGCCCTGCTAACGCAGCCGGTGGCGTCGTTGCCCGTTTTGATCTACACCTTTGCCCTGTCGCCTTTTGCCAACCAGCAAGCCTTGGCCTGGGCCGCAGCCCTCGGGTTGGTAGCGGTGGTGCTGGGGTTGAACGGACTGGCGCGGGGCTTAGGGGATGACCAGCACCGGGCAGGGGGCTAG
- a CDS encoding glycoside hydrolase family 3 N-terminal domain-containing protein, whose translation MWRRWSWWSATANAMAEVGRRLLVGAPPGPVGEAALHRLQQTGAMGLLLFRSQVMPLEELPQRLLRLREKLGRPLVVAIDHEGGQVVRHLAGSTVWPGNYALGQVGQRDVTQAERWAEQMGEQMGWELRALGIGWNLAPVVDVMGTQPNPGLGWRSFGREPELVARLGVALWRGMQRAGVAGCAKHFPGLGAAVIDPHDRLPQVALSLTEWECHWQPFRTLIQAGIPAVMTTHLQAPALDPEAITTFSRRLIHTYLRQGLGFTGVCVSDDLGMGALQLQGSLPERVRQALQAGHDVAIVGQASEAQIAHVMEVLTAAEQRGELPEQEMALARIDQLVARTDVVQVLTSVHPEPATALAMAIAQAAVQVVRDPQGWLPVSDPICLYMPDVGPLAEGVLFEPCWFDPGQMAQLLRLPDAQVVMTSLADSTPLPACSSTTTHVLLLYHAQRYPGQRQVLQAVTALRQRVVVVLVGSPGDAALVPPQVTLVDAGGFRTSQLQVVGQRLQEQG comes from the coding sequence ATGTGGCGGCGATGGTCCTGGTGGAGCGCTACTGCCAACGCCATGGCTGAAGTAGGACGGCGGTTGCTGGTGGGGGCGCCTCCGGGACCAGTGGGGGAAGCGGCGTTGCACCGGTTGCAGCAGACGGGGGCAATGGGATTGCTGCTGTTTCGCTCCCAAGTGATGCCCCTGGAGGAGTTGCCCCAACGGTTGTTGAGGTTGCGGGAAAAACTAGGGCGACCCTTGGTGGTGGCGATAGACCACGAGGGGGGCCAGGTGGTACGCCATTTGGCTGGCAGTACGGTATGGCCGGGGAATTATGCCCTGGGACAGGTGGGGCAACGGGATGTAACCCAGGCGGAACGTTGGGCGGAACAAATGGGGGAGCAGATGGGCTGGGAGCTGCGGGCGTTGGGCATCGGCTGGAACCTGGCGCCGGTGGTGGATGTGATGGGGACGCAGCCGAATCCGGGGCTGGGGTGGCGCTCGTTCGGTCGGGAACCGGAATTGGTGGCCCGGTTGGGGGTAGCCCTGTGGCGGGGTATGCAACGGGCTGGGGTAGCAGGCTGCGCCAAGCATTTTCCGGGATTGGGAGCGGCAGTAATAGATCCCCATGACCGTTTGCCCCAGGTGGCTCTGTCACTGACTGAGTGGGAATGCCATTGGCAGCCGTTTCGAACCCTAATCCAGGCAGGGATACCGGCGGTGATGACCACCCACCTGCAAGCGCCGGCGCTGGACCCAGAGGCCATCACCACGTTTTCCCGGCGGCTGATTCACACTTATTTGCGCCAGGGGTTGGGGTTTACCGGCGTCTGTGTCAGCGATGACCTGGGCATGGGAGCGCTGCAATTACAGGGGTCATTGCCGGAGCGGGTGCGGCAGGCGTTACAGGCGGGGCACGACGTGGCAATTGTCGGTCAGGCCAGCGAGGCCCAAATCGCCCACGTTATGGAGGTCTTGACGGCAGCAGAACAAAGGGGGGAGTTGCCGGAGCAGGAGATGGCCCTGGCGCGGATTGACCAATTGGTGGCCCGGACGGATGTGGTCCAGGTGTTGACGTCGGTCCACCCGGAACCGGCAACTGCCTTGGCGATGGCCATAGCCCAGGCGGCGGTCCAAGTGGTGCGCGACCCCCAGGGATGGTTGCCGGTATCCGACCCCATTTGCCTATACATGCCGGATGTGGGACCGCTGGCGGAGGGGGTGCTGTTTGAACCCTGCTGGTTCGACCCAGGCCAGATGGCCCAGCTTTTGCGGCTGCCGGACGCCCAGGTGGTGATGACGTCCTTGGCTGACTCCACACCTTTGCCGGCATGTTCCTCAACCACGACCCATGTGCTGTTGCTCTATCACGCCCAGCGCTATCCGGGGCAACGGCAGGTGCTACAGGCGGTGACGGCATTAAGACAGCGGGTAGTAGTGGTGCTGGTGGGTTCCCCTGGGGATGCGGCCCTGGTGCCCCCCCAGGTTACGCTGGTGGATGCGGGGGGATTTCGCACGTCCCAATTACAGGTAGTGGGGCAGCGGTTGCAGGAGCAAGGATGA
- a CDS encoding pre-16S rRNA-processing nuclease YqgF, which produces MPVIVGLDPGRDKCGVAVRSVQGDWLFHRVVPATETLALLQQLVAQYGPAVVVMGDQTTAQSWRQWVQDQLPGVTVALVDERYSTLEAQRRYWEVHPARGWRRWLPRWLRPLPGPVDDVAAMVLVERYCQRHG; this is translated from the coding sequence ATGCCGGTGATTGTGGGGTTGGACCCGGGACGGGATAAGTGCGGCGTGGCGGTGCGCTCGGTCCAGGGGGATTGGCTCTTTCACCGGGTGGTGCCGGCGACGGAAACCCTGGCGTTGCTGCAACAGTTGGTCGCCCAGTACGGTCCGGCGGTGGTGGTGATGGGGGACCAAACGACGGCCCAGTCCTGGCGGCAATGGGTGCAAGACCAGCTGCCGGGAGTCACGGTGGCCCTGGTGGATGAGCGCTATAGCACCCTGGAGGCGCAGCGGCGGTACTGGGAGGTGCATCCGGCGCGGGGTTGGCGGCGGTGGTTGCCCCGGTGGCTGCGGCCTTTGCCGGGTCCGGTGGACGATGTGGCGGCGATGGTCCTGGTGGAGCGCTACTGCCAACGCCATGGCTGA
- the hemL gene encoding glutamate-1-semialdehyde 2,1-aminomutase has product MVATAWNTTESQRLFARAQELMPGGVSSPVRAFKSVGGQPIVFDRVQGAYIWDVDGNQYIDYVGTWGPAICGHAHPEVIQAICEAAWKGTSFGAPSRQENILAEMVIAAVPSIEMVRFVNSGTEACMAALRLARAFTGREKVIKFEGCYHGHADMFLVKAGSGVATLGLPDSPGVPKAVTAATLTAPYNDLEAVKALFAQYPGEIAAVVLEPVVGNAGFILPELEFLVGLRELTQKEGALLIFDEVMTGFRIRYGGAQAYFGVMPDLTTLGKVIGGGLPVGAYGGRKEIMQMVAPAGPVYQAGTLSGNPLAMTAGIKTLELLQRPGVYEQLERITTRLVQGLQAIADELGHPMCSGSLGGMFGFFFTRGPVKNYAQAKTSDLQKFSRFHRGMLERGVYLAPSQFEAGFTSLAHTEADIDATLAAAREVLQELPR; this is encoded by the coding sequence ATGGTTGCCACGGCTTGGAACACAACGGAATCCCAGCGTTTGTTTGCCCGTGCCCAGGAGTTGATGCCGGGGGGGGTGAGTTCGCCGGTGCGGGCGTTTAAGTCGGTGGGGGGCCAGCCCATTGTCTTTGACCGGGTGCAGGGGGCCTATATCTGGGATGTGGACGGCAATCAGTACATTGATTATGTGGGTACCTGGGGGCCGGCGATTTGTGGCCATGCCCACCCGGAGGTGATCCAAGCCATCTGTGAGGCGGCCTGGAAGGGGACCAGTTTCGGCGCCCCGTCCCGTCAAGAAAACATCCTGGCGGAAATGGTGATCGCGGCGGTGCCCAGCATCGAAATGGTGCGCTTTGTCAATTCGGGGACGGAGGCCTGTATGGCGGCGCTGCGGCTGGCACGGGCCTTTACCGGGCGGGAGAAGGTGATCAAGTTTGAGGGGTGCTACCATGGCCATGCGGATATGTTTCTGGTCAAGGCGGGGTCGGGGGTGGCGACGCTAGGGTTGCCGGATTCGCCGGGGGTGCCCAAGGCGGTGACAGCAGCAACCTTGACAGCGCCCTACAACGACCTGGAGGCGGTCAAGGCCCTGTTTGCCCAGTATCCGGGGGAAATTGCGGCGGTAGTGCTGGAACCGGTGGTGGGCAATGCAGGCTTTATCCTGCCGGAGCTGGAGTTTCTGGTGGGGCTGCGGGAATTGACCCAAAAGGAAGGGGCGCTGCTGATCTTTGATGAGGTGATGACGGGGTTTCGTATCCGCTATGGGGGGGCGCAGGCCTACTTTGGGGTGATGCCGGATTTGACTACCCTGGGTAAGGTTATTGGCGGGGGGTTGCCGGTGGGGGCCTACGGGGGCCGCAAGGAGATCATGCAAATGGTGGCGCCAGCAGGTCCGGTGTACCAGGCCGGGACGCTCTCGGGTAACCCCTTGGCCATGACGGCGGGGATCAAAACGCTGGAGCTGCTGCAACGACCGGGGGTGTATGAGCAACTGGAGCGCATCACTACGCGCCTGGTGCAGGGGTTGCAGGCAATCGCCGATGAATTGGGCCACCCCATGTGCAGCGGCAGTTTGGGGGGCATGTTTGGGTTTTTCTTTACCCGGGGGCCGGTGAAGAATTACGCCCAGGCGAAGACGTCGGACCTGCAAAAGTTCAGTCGTTTTCACCGGGGGATGCTAGAGCGAGGGGTCTATCTGGCGCCTTCCCAGTTTGAAGCGGGCTTTACCAGCCTGGCCCACACGGAGGCAGACATTGACGCCACCTTGGCGGCGGCCCGGGAGGTTTTGCAGGAATTGCCCCGGTGA